In the Gammaproteobacteria bacterium genome, one interval contains:
- a CDS encoding CDP-alcohol phosphatidyltransferase family protein: protein MYRSATVPSRKESAPIYPKSAMTAAIIRSAAAVYNSAMANLITLSRLFLLLVVVAIAYRPVSATQLWIWPLLAVVFISDGLDGWVARRRGEESLFGALFDIAVDRIVELTLWIVLADLDLIPIWIPIVFVVRGVLVDAIRASQVQADRRSPLALLNSPVARWLVAGRFMRGFYATIKACAFVGLFMINPLPVGVETLLPSLTEVWALLQPIWEWLAMAFTYLAVALCLLRGMPVIMEFLAEERRSLFPRNRGTP from the coding sequence ATGTACAGGTCCGCGACCGTGCCAAGCAGAAAAGAAAGTGCGCCCATTTACCCGAAGTCGGCGATGACGGCGGCAATTATAAGATCGGCGGCCGCTGTCTATAATTCGGCCATGGCGAACCTGATCACGCTGAGCCGCCTCTTCCTGCTGCTCGTCGTGGTGGCCATCGCCTACCGGCCCGTCTCCGCCACGCAGTTGTGGATATGGCCGCTTCTCGCCGTGGTATTCATTTCGGACGGCCTGGACGGCTGGGTTGCGCGGCGCAGGGGCGAGGAGAGCCTGTTCGGGGCGCTATTCGATATCGCCGTCGACCGCATCGTGGAACTCACGCTGTGGATCGTGCTGGCGGACCTCGATCTCATTCCGATCTGGATTCCGATCGTGTTCGTGGTGCGCGGCGTGCTGGTGGACGCGATACGGGCCAGCCAGGTCCAGGCCGACCGGCGCAGCCCTCTTGCGCTGCTGAATTCGCCCGTGGCCCGATGGCTGGTCGCGGGCCGTTTCATGCGCGGGTTTTACGCCACGATCAAGGCCTGCGCGTTTGTCGGCCTGTTCATGATCAATCCGTTGCCCGTTGGAGTGGAAACATTGCTGCCTTCGCTGACGGAAGTCTGGGCGCTGCTCCAGCCGATATGGGAGTGGCTGGCCATGGCGTTCACCTACCTTGCCGTGGCGCTGTGCCTGTTGCGGGGAATGCCGGTGATCATGGAATTTCTGGCCGAAGAGCGGCGGTCCCTGTTCCCGCGCAATCGCGGAACTCCATGA
- a CDS encoding ammonium transporter — translation MKRAILIAVAGLLLSGVASADTLDKADTAWLLTSTALVLFMTLPGLALFYGGLVGRRNVLSVLMQCFTIAGIVTFLWVIVQYSLAFSDGGAMNQVVGGFGSAFLAGVTVDSLSGTAPETIFIAFQLTFAIITCALIVGGFAERMQFSAMVLFSVLWSLLVYAPVCHWVWGGGWLADMGFLDFAGGAVVHLTAGVGALVAAMVLGPRTGFPQKPMPPHSLPLTVAGAGMLWVGWFGFNGGSALAADGAAAMALLVTHVGASAGAMGWMMMEWIKFGKPSVLGVVTGMVAGLGTITPASGFVGPIGALIIGLAAGVVCFYATRIIKRVLVIDDSLDVFPVHGVGGSLGLLLCAVFVNANLGGAGYAEGMNLGSQLGVQVIGLVATFAWTALATWVILKVVGLITPLRVSEEDEIEGLDLTQHEERGYSR, via the coding sequence ATGAAGAGAGCGATATTGATCGCTGTGGCCGGGTTGCTGTTGTCGGGCGTGGCGAGCGCCGACACGCTGGACAAGGCCGACACCGCGTGGTTGCTGACATCCACGGCCCTGGTCCTGTTCATGACGCTGCCGGGGCTGGCGTTGTTTTACGGCGGTCTGGTGGGCCGCCGCAACGTGTTGTCGGTGCTGATGCAATGCTTCACGATCGCCGGGATCGTCACGTTCCTGTGGGTCATCGTGCAATACAGCCTGGCGTTCAGCGACGGCGGCGCCATGAATCAGGTGGTGGGCGGCTTCGGCAGCGCGTTTCTGGCCGGAGTGACCGTCGATTCGCTCAGCGGAACCGCGCCGGAAACGATCTTCATCGCCTTCCAGCTCACCTTTGCGATCATCACCTGCGCCCTGATCGTGGGCGGATTTGCCGAGCGCATGCAGTTTTCCGCGATGGTGCTGTTTTCGGTGCTGTGGTCGCTGCTCGTCTATGCCCCGGTCTGTCACTGGGTGTGGGGCGGCGGCTGGCTGGCCGACATGGGATTCCTGGACTTCGCGGGCGGAGCGGTGGTGCATCTGACCGCGGGCGTGGGAGCGCTGGTTGCCGCCATGGTGCTGGGTCCGAGAACGGGTTTTCCGCAAAAGCCCATGCCGCCGCATAGCCTGCCGCTCACGGTGGCCGGCGCCGGCATGCTTTGGGTAGGCTGGTTCGGATTCAACGGGGGCAGCGCGCTGGCGGCGGACGGCGCCGCGGCGATGGCCCTGCTGGTCACCCACGTCGGCGCGTCGGCCGGCGCGATGGGCTGGATGATGATGGAGTGGATCAAGTTCGGCAAGCCCAGCGTGCTGGGCGTGGTGACCGGCATGGTCGCGGGGCTGGGCACGATCACGCCGGCCTCCGGCTTCGTCGGCCCGATCGGCGCGCTGATCATCGGCCTGGCCGCGGGCGTGGTGTGCTTCTATGCGACGCGCATCATCAAGCGGGTGCTGGTGATCGACGATTCGCTGGACGTGTTCCCGGTCCACGGCGTGGGCGGGTCCCTGGGGCTGCTGCTTTGCGCCGTGTTCGTCAATGCCAACCTGGGCGGCGCCGGTTATGCGGAGGGCATGAATCTGGGTTCGCAGCTCGGCGTCCAGGTGATAGGCCTGGTGGCGACCTTTGCATGGACCGCATTGGCCACCTGGGTCATCCTCAAGGTCGTCGGACTCATCACGCCGCTGCGCGTGAGCGAAGAGGACGAAATCGAGGGTCTGGATCTCACCCAGCACGAGGAGCGGGGCTACAGCCGCTGA
- a CDS encoding HAD-IB family phosphatase: protein MAASRRGIHFGRPGRLGCAAQGRGEPVRGAIRYRRRPHRGTHAVDRAGGPRSHSDLDSDRVRGARRAGGRDTGQPGPGRPAQPSCAAEFARGPMAGRGPFHARVLRHDQGLRVCRPVHDQSVARWSGNIAAFADGSLGAAPADMGVAGHGVHLPCRGAVPVAGNAGDHGISGRRAAVPVPAQSRNSMNGPKSVPRLALFDIDGTLLNEPSSEKRFMLWLFLKGRIGPIRLLAYALFALRHFPRYGTGVFAKNKSLLWRRTVGSTETLAREWAADGLDRALYGPCLERLRAHQQGGDFVVLLSGTPSVLADAIAERLGVDNVVATECAMRAGRYGFAPPIVHRVGEAKLASARDLCARFQTTLADTAAYGNSLSDLPLLGACGLPVAVNPDSALAAIACEKGWEVIGSPARGRIRASA, encoded by the coding sequence ATGGCCGCTTCTCGCCGTGGTATTCATTTCGGACGGCCTGGACGGCTGGGTTGCGCGGCGCAGGGGCGAGGAGAGCCTGTTCGGGGCGCTATTCGATATCGCCGTCGACCGCATCGTGGAACTCACGCTGTGGATCGTGCTGGCGGACCTCGATCTCATTCCGATCTGGATTCCGATCGTGTTCGTGGTGCGCGGCGTGCTGGTGGACGCGATACGGGCCAGCCAGGTCCAGGCCGACCGGCGCAGCCCTCTTGCGCTGCTGAATTCGCCCGTGGCCCGATGGCTGGTCGCGGGCCGTTTCATGCGCGGGTTTTACGCCACGATCAAGGCCTGCGCGTTTGTCGGCCTGTTCATGATCAATCCGTTGCCCGTTGGAGTGGAAACATTGCTGCCTTCGCTGACGGAAGTCTGGGCGCTGCTCCAGCCGATATGGGAGTGGCTGGCCATGGCGTTCACCTACCTTGCCGTGGCGCTGTGCCTGTTGCGGGGAATGCCGGTGATCATGGAATTTCTGGCCGAAGAGCGGCGGTCCCTGTTCCCGCGCAATCGCGGAACTCCATGAATGGCCCGAAGTCCGTGCCGCGCCTCGCGCTGTTCGATATCGACGGCACGCTGCTGAACGAGCCCAGCAGCGAAAAGCGCTTCATGCTATGGCTCTTCCTCAAGGGGCGGATCGGCCCGATCAGGCTGTTGGCCTACGCCCTGTTCGCCCTGCGCCACTTTCCCCGGTACGGAACGGGAGTGTTCGCCAAGAACAAGTCGCTGCTCTGGCGGCGCACCGTGGGCAGCACGGAAACGCTGGCGCGCGAGTGGGCTGCCGACGGGCTGGACAGGGCGCTATATGGACCCTGCCTTGAACGCTTGCGGGCCCATCAACAAGGAGGCGATTTCGTCGTATTGCTTTCGGGAACGCCGAGCGTCCTCGCCGACGCGATCGCCGAAAGACTGGGCGTCGACAACGTCGTCGCCACCGAATGCGCGATGCGCGCCGGGCGCTATGGATTCGCGCCGCCGATCGTGCATCGCGTCGGTGAAGCCAAGCTGGCCTCCGCGCGCGACCTCTGCGCGCGCTTCCAAACCACCCTTGCGGATACCGCCGCCTACGGAAACTCGCTGAGCGATCTTCCCCTGCTTGGCGCCTGCGGCCTTCCGGTCGCGGTCAACCCGGATTCGGCGCTGGCGGCGATCGCCTGCGAAAAGGGCTGGGAAGTCATCGGATCGCCGGCTCGCGGCCGTATTCGTGCTTCGGCCTAG
- a CDS encoding P-II family nitrogen regulator: protein MKLVMAIIKPFRLDHVRNTLSDLGINGMTVSEVQGFGRQRGHTELYRGAEYMVDFIPKTKIEVACTDELAERVVEAIIDSGKTGKVGDGKVFVMDLEEAFRVRTGESGDSAL, encoded by the coding sequence ATGAAACTAGTAATGGCCATCATCAAGCCGTTCAGGCTGGATCATGTACGCAACACCTTGTCCGACCTTGGGATCAACGGCATGACCGTCTCCGAGGTACAGGGTTTCGGGCGACAACGTGGCCATACGGAGTTGTATCGGGGCGCCGAATACATGGTGGATTTCATCCCCAAGACCAAGATCGAGGTTGCGTGTACCGACGAATTGGCCGAGCGGGTGGTGGAGGCCATCATCGACTCCGGAAAGACCGGCAAGGTCGGAGACGGCAAAGTCTTCGTGATGGATCTTGAGGAGGCCTTTCGGGTCCGCACCGGGGAGAGCGGTGACTCGGCGCTGTAG
- the dacB gene encoding D-alanyl-D-alanine carboxypeptidase/D-alanyl-D-alanine-endopeptidase, with translation MFPCLAPAAFRSRSTRIRRWRRSPAKRAGKSSDRRLAAVFVLRPSILALSALLCCSPAAIAQDALPAAVNRVLAHYGISRENYSVWVGDIGEEKPLLSHRADVPRKPASVIKVLTGWLALEGLGPEYRWITRVHLGGELRNGVLEGPLILEGRGDPHLVMERVWLLQQKLRQKGLRRIDGPLVLDDRWLPADDTPLAGFEADRHRSFSASPYALLMNFQAIRIIIEPDHARGRVHARLEPPLSGLELVNRLRLSNERCGGFQRGVAVRISGEGDSRVELDGNYSRRCNSYSISRRALSGPAYAYGLFETLWREGGGEISEGFRLGSAPEDAEPWLEFKSEFAFQAVRFMNKHSNNVMARQLLLTLGAEMFGPPATLDKARKAAGEVLIREGLELPSLVLDNGSGLSRVSRISAADLGRLLVHAGQGPRFHELAASLPIAGRDVTLTKTYKETPFGGRAHIKTGSLNGVSAIAGYVLADSGRRLAVVALLEHPLAAKGPGEEAHGQLLTAISRH, from the coding sequence ATCTTCCCCTGCTTGGCGCCTGCGGCCTTCCGGTCGCGGTCAACCCGGATTCGGCGCTGGCGGCGATCGCCTGCGAAAAGGGCTGGGAAGTCATCGGATCGCCGGCTCGCGGCCGTATTCGTGCTTCGGCCTAGCATCCTGGCGCTGAGCGCGCTGCTCTGCTGTTCGCCGGCGGCAATTGCGCAGGATGCCCTCCCGGCCGCGGTCAACCGGGTACTTGCGCACTACGGCATCTCGCGCGAAAACTATTCCGTCTGGGTGGGGGACATTGGCGAGGAAAAACCTTTGCTGAGTCACCGTGCGGATGTCCCGAGAAAGCCGGCATCGGTAATCAAGGTGCTGACCGGCTGGCTTGCCCTGGAGGGGCTCGGGCCGGAATACCGCTGGATCACGCGCGTCCATCTGGGCGGCGAATTGCGCAATGGCGTGCTGGAAGGCCCGTTGATACTTGAAGGGCGCGGGGATCCGCACCTGGTCATGGAACGCGTCTGGCTGCTGCAGCAGAAGTTGAGGCAAAAGGGCTTGCGCCGGATCGATGGCCCGCTGGTGCTCGACGACCGGTGGCTGCCGGCCGACGATACGCCGCTGGCCGGCTTTGAGGCCGACCGTCACCGCTCCTTCAGCGCATCGCCCTACGCGCTGCTGATGAACTTTCAGGCGATCCGGATAATCATTGAACCGGACCATGCCCGCGGCCGCGTTCATGCCCGGCTGGAGCCGCCGCTGTCCGGGCTGGAACTGGTCAACCGGCTACGGCTGAGCAACGAACGTTGCGGCGGATTTCAGCGCGGAGTGGCAGTGCGCATCTCCGGCGAAGGCGACAGCCGCGTCGAGCTGGACGGGAACTACAGCCGCCGCTGCAACAGCTACTCGATTTCGCGCCGGGCGCTCTCCGGCCCGGCCTATGCCTACGGGCTGTTCGAGACCCTGTGGCGGGAAGGCGGCGGCGAGATCTCGGAGGGTTTTCGCCTGGGCAGTGCGCCGGAGGACGCCGAGCCCTGGCTGGAATTCAAGTCGGAGTTCGCGTTCCAGGCGGTGCGATTCATGAACAAGCACAGTAATAACGTGATGGCGCGCCAGTTGCTGCTGACGCTGGGCGCGGAGATGTTCGGACCGCCGGCAACGCTGGACAAGGCGCGGAAGGCCGCCGGCGAGGTTCTGATACGAGAAGGGCTGGAACTTCCCAGCCTGGTCCTGGACAACGGGTCCGGCCTGTCGCGCGTTTCCCGGATATCCGCTGCCGACCTGGGACGACTGCTGGTGCATGCCGGCCAGGGCCCCCGCTTCCACGAACTCGCCGCCTCCCTGCCCATCGCCGGGCGCGACGTCACGCTGACGAAAACCTACAAGGAAACTCCGTTCGGCGGGCGGGCGCACATCAAGACCGGCAGCCTCAACGGAGTGTCGGCAATCGCCGGATATGTCCTGGCCGACAGCGGTCGGCGGCTCGCCGTTGTTGCGCTGCTCGAGCACCCCCTGGCGGCCAAGGGTCCGGGCGAGGAAGCGCATGGCCAACTTTTGACAGCAATCAGCCGTCATTGA